From the Niveibacterium microcysteis genome, the window TGAGCTGTTCGCGAAAGCGGCTGCGCTTGACCCGAAGGATGCCGCGTCGCGCTTGCGTCTGGGGGTCTCGAAACTCGCAACCGGCGACAGCGACGCCGCGATGCGCGATATTGAGGCCGCCGCGTCGATCGAAGATGGCAGTGACGAGGCGGAAGTAACCCTGATCATGGCGCATCTGCGCAGCGGCAATATTCCGAAGGCGCGTGCGGTCGTTGATCGCATGATCCAACGCCAGCCGCAGAACCCGTTGGGCTACAACCTGCTTGGCGGTGTCTTGGTTGCGGGCAAGGATAGCGCTGGGGCGCGTAAGGCATTCGAGAAGTCGCTTGAGTTGCAGCCCAACTATCTCGCGGCAGCGATGAATCTCGCGAGACTGGACGTGATGGCAGGCAAACCCGCCGAGGCCCGTGCCCGTTTCGAGAAGATCATCGAGAAGAATCCGAAAGCGGTCGAGGCGTACTTGCTGCTGGCGCGGCAGATGGCCGATAGCGGTGCCAAACCGGAGGAGATCCGCAAGGTGCTCGATCGCGCCGTGGCCGCAAATCCTGCCGTTGCGGCACCCAAACTCGCGCTGTTGGAACTACTGCAGGGGACCGGAGACAACAAGGGCGCGTTGACGGTGGCGCAGGATCTCGTGGCGGCCTTCCCGTCCGACCCTGACGTCTTAATGGCTGCCGCGCGGACGCAAGCCCGTGCGGGTGAGACGCAGCAGGCAATTGCGACGCTGCAAAAGCTGATTGGCGTGCAACCCCAGTTGCCTGCGCCTTGGCTGATGCTCTCCGATCTGCAGCGGGTGGCGAAGGATGTTCAGGCCGCCGAAGACACGCTTCGCAAAGTGCTCAAGCAACGCCCTGATCTGCTTGAAGCGCAACAGCGACTGGTCGCGCTCAAGATCGAACAGCGCAGCACGAACGATGCGGTGACCATCGCGAGGGAAGTGCAGAAGCAGCATCCGAAAGAGGCTGCCGGCTGGATCTACGAAGGCGATGCGTATGCGCAGGCGAAGGATTGGACTGCAGCGAACAAGGCGTACGCCAAGGCATACGAACTCGCCAAGGTCGGTCCGGTTGCGATCAAGTACCACAGTGGGCTGATTGAGTCCGGGCAACGAGCAGAGGCCGACAAGTTGGCGACGGCCTGGTTGGCGCAGAACCCCAAGGACATCCCGTTCCGTTCGTACATCGCGGAGCGTGCAATCGCCGCGAAGGACTACGAGGCCGCGGCCAAGGCCTATCGGGCCTTGCTGGAGCTGGATCCCAAGAATGCAGTCACGCTCAACAACTTGGGTTGGGTTGGCAGCAAAGTGAAAGATCCGAAGGCGATGTCGTATGTCGACCAGGCGCTTCAGCTCGCGCCCGACAATCCCGCGATTCTCGATACCAAGGCGCAGATCCTGCTCGATTCGGGCCAAGCGAAGCCTGCGGTGGACGTGTTGCGCAAGGCGGTTGCCGGTGCGCCGAATAATCCATCCTTGCGCCTGAACCTCGCACGAGCGCTGGTCCAGGCCGGTGATAAGGCCGGCGCCAAGACCGAAGCCGCTGCGGTCGCCAAAGCGGCGCCGGAAAACTCAACGTTGCGTAGCGACGCCGAATCGCTGCTCAAGACCCTCTGACAAACCTACTGGCTTCCACGCCGCAAAGATCATGACTACCGTTGCTGTGATTGGCCTTGGATACGTTGGCCTGCCGCTCGCCGTCGAGTTTGGCAAAAAGTATCGCACGCTGGGCTTCGACCTTTCGGAACAGAAGGTTGCTGCTTACCGCGGGTTCGTTGATCCGACTGGCGAGGTGTCCAGCGACGATCTGCGGGCCGCAACGCAGCTGACCTGCCATACCGATCCGAAGGTGATTTCCGAGGCGGACTTCATCATCGTGGCGGTGCCGACGCCGGTCGACGATGCTCACCAGCCGGACTTCACGCCGCTGGTCAAGTCGTCCGAATCGGTTGGCAAGCACATCAAGCGTGGTGCGATCGTGGTGTACGAGTCGACGGTGTACCCCGGCGCGACCGAAGAGGTCTGCATTCCGATCATCGAGAAGCACTCGGGGCTCAAGTGGAAAGAGGACTTCTTTGTCGGCTATAGCCCTGAGCGGATCAATCCGGGCGACAAAGAGCGCACGCTCACCCGCATCGTGAAGGTGGTGTCGGGCGATACGCCGGCGACCCTCGAGAAGGTGCAGGCGCTCTACGGTGCAGTGATTACCGCTGGGGTGTACCCGGCATCCAGCATCAAGGTGGCCGAAGCCGCCAAGGTGATCGAGAACACGCAGCGCGATTTGAACATCGCGCTCATGAACGAGCTGGCACTGATCTTCCACAAGATCGGCATCGACACGCTGGAAGTGCTGAAAGCGGCCGGCACGAAGTGGAACTTCCTGCCGTTCCGTCCGGGGCTGGTTGGCGGCCACTGTATCGGTGTCGACCCGTATTACCTGACCTACAAAGCGGACATGCTCGGCTACCACCCGCAGGTGATCCTTGCTGGGCGCCGCATCAACGACGGCATGGGCAAGTACATCGCCGAGCAGACCGTCAAGCAGATGATCGCGAACGACCTGCCGGTCAAAGGCGCCAACGTCATCGTGCTCGGCCTGACGTTCAAGGAGAACTGCCCCGATCTACGCAATAGCAAGGTGATCGACGTGATCCGCGAACTGCGCAGCTTTGGCGTTAACGTTCATGTGCACGACCCGATCGCCGAAAGCGGCGAGGCAGAGCATGAGTACGGCGTGTCGTTGACGCCGTGGGATGCGCTACCGAAGGCGTCTGCGATCGTTGCGGCCGTAAGCCATCAGGCATACGCCGACATGGGCGTCGCTCAGCTTACCGCCAAGCTGTTGCCGGGCGGCGTGTTTACCGACGTCAAGAGCGCGTATGCACCGGCTGAAGTCGAAGCCGCCGGCGCACGCCTCTGGAGGCTTTGACGCGGTACCGTCTGGTGCCGGGAGATGCCATGCGTAGCCTG encodes:
- the prsT gene encoding XrtA/PEP-CTERM system TPR-repeat protein PrsT — encoded protein: MTQFRVSGLLAALLAAALLVGCGDDPQKMLSSARDYLAKGDTNAATIQLKNALQKNPGLAEARYLFGKILLDTGDAPGAEKELRKALEAGYPLETVAVPLSRALLALDKAQQVVTEYSAMKPQQPAAKAAVAVGLSDAYLMLNQQERAEAALREALDAVPGFGPAAIAFARLKVSRHDIPAAIAILDDAITKNPSEYEAITLRAELKLAAGKADEAIADLESAIKLRPQLVPPRMRLAQIYINQKQLDKAEATIAEAKKVSPKHILIRHLEGVVALYRGKNDKARDAAQQVLSAAPDYLPAVMLAGVAHMRLRDFVQAQANFEKLVAKAPDAPGPRRLLARAQLAAKDPAKAFDTLNPLLSKSPDRETLMLAGQASLQNGDFARSSELFAKAAALDPKDAASRLRLGVSKLATGDSDAAMRDIEAAASIEDGSDEAEVTLIMAHLRSGNIPKARAVVDRMIQRQPQNPLGYNLLGGVLVAGKDSAGARKAFEKSLELQPNYLAAAMNLARLDVMAGKPAEARARFEKIIEKNPKAVEAYLLLARQMADSGAKPEEIRKVLDRAVAANPAVAAPKLALLELLQGTGDNKGALTVAQDLVAAFPSDPDVLMAAARTQARAGETQQAIATLQKLIGVQPQLPAPWLMLSDLQRVAKDVQAAEDTLRKVLKQRPDLLEAQQRLVALKIEQRSTNDAVTIAREVQKQHPKEAAGWIYEGDAYAQAKDWTAANKAYAKAYELAKVGPVAIKYHSGLIESGQRAEADKLATAWLAQNPKDIPFRSYIAERAIAAKDYEAAAKAYRALLELDPKNAVTLNNLGWVGSKVKDPKAMSYVDQALQLAPDNPAILDTKAQILLDSGQAKPAVDVLRKAVAGAPNNPSLRLNLARALVQAGDKAGAKTEAAAVAKAAPENSTLRSDAESLLKTL
- a CDS encoding nucleotide sugar dehydrogenase produces the protein MTTVAVIGLGYVGLPLAVEFGKKYRTLGFDLSEQKVAAYRGFVDPTGEVSSDDLRAATQLTCHTDPKVISEADFIIVAVPTPVDDAHQPDFTPLVKSSESVGKHIKRGAIVVYESTVYPGATEEVCIPIIEKHSGLKWKEDFFVGYSPERINPGDKERTLTRIVKVVSGDTPATLEKVQALYGAVITAGVYPASSIKVAEAAKVIENTQRDLNIALMNELALIFHKIGIDTLEVLKAAGTKWNFLPFRPGLVGGHCIGVDPYYLTYKADMLGYHPQVILAGRRINDGMGKYIAEQTVKQMIANDLPVKGANVIVLGLTFKENCPDLRNSKVIDVIRELRSFGVNVHVHDPIAESGEAEHEYGVSLTPWDALPKASAIVAAVSHQAYADMGVAQLTAKLLPGGVFTDVKSAYAPAEVEAAGARLWRL